From Vanacampus margaritifer isolate UIUO_Vmar chromosome 8, RoL_Vmar_1.0, whole genome shotgun sequence, a single genomic window includes:
- the ptpra gene encoding receptor-type tyrosine-protein phosphatase alpha, producing the protein MGVCPLLLLLGLALGVTAQDHVPLTSAPNISAKSTQPPTTPVINITVAPTLHPTVPPATPTTMTTTIASQAGAEVVQMKDPNDTLRLAPIPPPPPQTPTDGPLPTHNPETTPVGSENGTTPSIPDTPTPETYIEDDMTTETETTSEPDMDLTPDSSPHDNNHSDDMPIIAVMVALSSLLVIIFIIIILYMLRFKKYKQAGSHSNSFRLTNGRSDDTELQSVPLLARSPSTNRKYPPLPVDKLEEEMNRRMADDNKLFREEFNALPVCPIQATCDAASKEENKEKNRYVNILPYDHSRVHLSSLEGVPDSDFINASFINGYQEKNKFIGAQGPKEETVNDYWRMIWEQNTATIVMVTNLKERKECKCAQYWPDQGCWTYGNIRVSVEDTMVLVDYTIRKFCIQQVGDVSGKKPQRLVTQFHFTSWPDFGVPFTPIGMLKFLKKVKTYNPQYAGPIVVHCSAGVGRTGTFVVIDAMLDMMNTERKVDVFGFVTRIRAQRCQMVQTDMQYVFIFQALLEHYLYGDTELEVTSLESHLAKLYAPSPGAGCSGLEAEFKKLTSIKIQNDKMRTGNLPANMKKNRVLQIIPYEFNRVIIPVKRGEENTDYVNASFIDGYRQKDSYMASQGPLQHTIEDFWRMIWEWRSCSIVMLTELEERGQEKCAQYWPSDGVVAYGDISIELKREEESESYTVRDLLVTNNRENKARAVRQFHFHGWPEVGIPTDGKGMINIIAAVQKQQQQSGNHPITVHCSAGAGRTGTFCALSTVLERVKAEGILDVFQTVKSLRLQRPHMVQTLEQYEFCYKVVQEYIDAFSDYANFK; encoded by the exons ATGGGTGTGTGTCCCTTGCTCCTGTTGCTAGGTCTAGCCCTCGGGGTCACAGCCCAAGATCATGTCCCACTCACAA GTGCTCCAAATATTTCTGCAAAATCAACGCAACCCCCCACTACACCTGTCATCAACATCACAGTCGCACCCACACTACACCCCACAGTCCCACCTGCAACACCAACGACGATGACAACAACAATAGCAAGTCAAGCTGGTGCTGAGGTTGTGCAAATGAAAGATCCCAATGACACTTTAAGACTGGCACCAATTCCTCCTCCCCCACCTCAAACTCCAACTGATGGCCCTCTGCCAACGCACAATCCAGAGACCACACCAGTGGGCAGTGAGAATGGGACTACCCCATCCATTCCAGACACCCCTACTCCCGAAACTTATATTGAAGATGACATGACCACGGAGACAGAGACCACTTCAGAACCTGACATGGATTTGACCCCAGATTCTAGCCCGCATG ACAACAACCATTCTGATGACATGCCAATCATAGCAGTGATGGTGGCCCTGTCTTCCTTGTTGGTCATTatctttatcatcatcatcctctacATGCTCAG gtttaaaaaatacaagCAGGCAGGAAGCCATTCCAACTCCTTCAGATTGACCAATGGAAGATCAGATGATACAG AACTCCAGAGTGTGCCGCTATTGGCCCGTTCACCCagcacaaacaggaagtaccCACCCCTTCCTGTCGACAAGCTTGAGGAAGAAATGAATCGTCGCATGGCTGATGACAACAAGCTATTCAGGGAGGAGTTTAAT GCTCTGCCAGTCTGCCCCATTCAGGCAACATGTGACGCAGCATCCAAGGAAGAGAATAAAGAAAAGAACAGATATGTCAACATCCTGCCAT ATGATCACTCCAGGGTGCATCTCTCATCTCTGGAAGGAGTACCAGACTCTGACTTCATCAATGCCTCCTTTATAAAT GGTTACCAGGAGAAGAATAAGTTTATTGGCGCTCAAG GACCAAAGGAGGAAACCGTAAATGATTATTGGCGGATGATCTGGGAGCAGAACACAGCCACCATTGTGATGGTGACCAATTTGAAGGAGAGGAAAGAG TGTAAGTGTGCCCAGTACTGGCCGGACCAGGGCTGTTGGACGTATGGGAACATCCGCGTTTCTGTGGAAGACACAATGGTTCTCGTAGATTACACCATCCGCAAGTTTTGCATCCAacag GTTGGGGATGTATCTGGAAAAAAGCCTCAAAGGCTTGTCACACAGTTCCACTTCACCAGCTGGCCGGATTTTGGTGTTCCCTTCACCCCCATTGGTATGCTGAAGTTTCTCAAGAAAGTCAAAACATACAACCCTCAATATGCTGGACCCATTGTGGTCCACTGTAG TGCTGGAGTTGGAAGAACAGGTACATTCGTTGTGATAGATGCCATGTTGGACATGATGAACACCGAGAGGAAGGTGGATGTCTTCGGCTTTGTCACCAGGATCAGAGCCCAGCGATGTCAGATGGTCCAGACAGAT ATGCAGTACGTGTTCATCTTCCAAGCATTGTTAGAGCATTATTTGTACGGAGACACTGAGCTGGAGGTGACCTCTCTGGAATCCCACCTGGCTAAACTGTACGCTCCTTCACCAGGAGCTGGCTGCAGTGGTTTGGAGGCTGAATTCAAG AAACTGACATCCATCAAAATCCAGAACGACAAGATGAGAACAGGCAATCTGCCTGCCAACATGAAGAAGAACAGAGTACTACAGATCATTCCAT ATGAGTTCAACAGAGTGATTATTCCAGTCAAACGAGGGGAGGAGAACACTGACTATGTCAATGCGTCTTTCATTGAT GGTTATCGTCAGAAAGACTCGTACATGGCGAGCCAAGGCCCCCTGCAGCACACCATTGAAGACTTCTGGAGGATGATCTGGGAATGGAGAAGCTGCTCAATAGTCATGCTCACTGAGCTGGAGGAGAGAGGGCAG GAAAAGTGTGCTCAGTATTGGCCCAGTGATGGAGTCGTGGCCTATGGGGACATCTCCATTGAACTTAAAAGGGAGGAAGAGAGTGAAAGCTATACAGTGCGTGACCTCCTGGTCACCAACAACAgg GAGAACAAAGCTCGAGCAGTGCGTCAGTTTCATTTCCATGGATGGCCAGAAGTGGGAATCCCCACTGACGGTAAAGGCATGATCAATATAATCGCTGCAGTGCAGAAACAGCAACAGCAGTCCGGCAACCATCCTATCACAGTACACTGCAG TGCTGGTGCGGGCCGGACAGGGACATTCTGTGCATTGAGTACAGTCCTGGAGAGGGTGAAGGCAGAAGGTATTCTGGATGTTTTCCAAACAGTCAAGAGCCTCAGATTGCAGAGACCCCACATGGTGCAGACACTG GAGCAGTACGAGTTCTGCTACAAAGTTGTCCAGGAGTATATCGATGCCTTTTCTGACTATGCCAATTTCAAATAG